Within the Salvia hispanica cultivar TCC Black 2014 chromosome 4, UniMelb_Shisp_WGS_1.0, whole genome shotgun sequence genome, the region ATATAGACTAGTTTATGGAACGAGCAAAAATGACCGAAAGAGAGTATTACTCTGtacacataatataatttgataaatagtagtactagtatgtTTTTAGATGTAGTCAAATAGTTGAGAAAACTTTAGATAGTATACAAATGAAAACTATGTGTTGGAGGTTAAAAAGgataagaaaaatgtgttggaGGTCATGTCATCAACAATGTTAGTATATAAcattaattatgtatgattaAACAGATGAAGTGGTATTGTTGAATGATGAGTCAGGAAAGGCGAGGCGGATCTACTTTGTAACTACATATTCTCGCATTTAGTGGATTAGTTTTGTGTTAGTTGACTGATCCGATTAAGAATAATATTGTCTTAAACTTCCACCACATTCTCCacccaaaatataaaatagttgaCCCTAGTTTCACTTTATcttcttgaaaatattttaatttatgaaacaCAAGATGTTAATagcatattataataaaacattttgGGCATACGATATAACAAAATTGTAGTGCATGCATGaatgtataaattaatactcctattaattaatttcaaagaTATTAGTACTTAGTATATAAGCTATTCACTTGGCTGCCACTCTgatataaaaatcaatcaacaGTTAAACAAGAAATTTAAAGCTGAATTAGTTGTTTGAGCCAGATTGATAATTCAGCATTTTGTAAAGTGAATGAAGAAATGGAAGCGAACATAGCAGAAACAAAGAGAGAAAGGGAACGGAAATTAAGGCTTTTGGCGCTGAAGAAGAGCGTGGCCATTTTGGACCTGTTCCTCCGCATAAGCAGCGCCGTGGCTGCGTTGGCCGCCACCCTCGCCATGGGAACCACCGAGCAGACTCTTCCATTCTTCACACAGTTGTTCCAGTTCCGAGCCAGCTATGAAGATCTCCCGGCATTCACGTCAGTctgacatttttttcataGAATTCCATCCCTAGATAAGTTATCAACCCTACCAAACATGcttaagtttgttttttttttaaatatatagattCTTTGTGATAGCAATGTCAATTTCAAGTGGCTACCTCGTTCTATCAGTGCCTTTCTCCGTAGCATGCGTAGTTCAACCCCTTGTTCCGGGGCCGAGGCTTCTCTTAATGATATGCGATACGGTAAGTAATTATACtgattattgaaaattatagtaaaacaatttattgtaaaaatctagtactagtaatttttttcgGTTGTATAGTTTATAGTGACATTGCTTACTTCGGCGGCGGCTTCATCGGCGGCGATAGTGTACCTTGCTCACAACGGAAACTCCGAGGCCAATTGGCTACCGTTGTGTCAGCAGTTTGGTGATTTCTGTCAGAGGATCAGCGGAGCGGTGGTGGCGGGATTCGTTGCGGTGGCGCTGCTTCTCATCATGGTGGTGCTTTCCGCTCTCGGTCTAACAAAGCATTGATCTCTTCAAATTCATATACAGATGTGATTTACATTTGGTTTTGATTTACATTGCTATATGTATGATGTAATTAtcctttttcttcctttcatGTTTATGTTGTGTTGTCATTGATTCTTGataaatcaaaactaaatGTAGATCGTATTTGTATATGGAGTAAAGGTCGACATTGGTTCTGAACATATGTCCATTATACGATTTTGGTCATAGATATTaccttttgaatttttggatCACAAACATTTCAACTCAGATCACAATCGATCCAAAGTTAACTTTTCCGTCAAATTTAACGGTTAACGTttttaatcccgattttgaccaaattaagcTGTTAAATATGATTACTAACTCCCTAATCatatccttaattattttaataagttatcatttaaaatacaaaacaaatgatattaaaaaggaaaatgagaaattcaAAACAACTCGCATTGCGAGTTGAAAAACGCAGATCCGACATAAATATTGAGAAGCTGCAGTGGCATCCTTTTCGGCCTCATTCGTCCCACCGTCATATCATCTGCCGCCGGCGGACAAACAGACCTCGCATCGCCGCCGTTCAATTTGGCAGCTATGCAGCTTAGTGATTGGCCCCTCCGCATAATCATCACCCCGCCGCCTCCTTTTGTTTCGTTAAATTTTCTCTTGTCGGATTGGGAAGACGTCTTCctattgttgttgttttggCACGACCGCCGATTGACGACCAAATTCGAGAAATTCCCGTAGGACGAAAAATTTCTCCGATGGTGGAAATGCTGTGGAGCGATGGTGGAAATTCCCCTTAGCGATTGATGTTGTTGTTTtgaatttctcattttattttttaatattagtatttgttttgtattttaaatgataatttattaaaataattaaggatataattagggagtaataatcatatttaacaatttaatttggtcaaaatcgggattaaaaACATTGAATGTTAAAATTTGACGGAAAAGTTAACTTTGGACCGGttgtgatccgagttgaaatgtttgagatcccaaaattcaaaaaaataatgtttatgaccaaaatcgtaaaatgagCATATGTTTAGAacgagttttggcctttactctcgTATATTTTCAGTGTTATTAACAATTTAATGGAGTAAAATTTAgcaatgacaaaataaatattcatccATGGATAAATTGCAGTTCACTTTAATAGTAAAACATTTTTCATCAATATTCACCCAaccttcattttatttaattaattcaactagACGCAAATTCAGTCCccataattatgaaaattttacacAGGCAATAACATTTGCTTGAAATTACATAAGAGCCCCATGTTTGAGGAACCTAAATCCTAAAACCTCTGATAATTCTCCAAGAAATTGATACACAGACGATGAAGCCATCGACCATGGCGGCCATGAGGAAACTCTCAAATAATATAACCTTTTCTTCTCGTCTGCCAAAATTCAgcttaaatattttatcaccATCTTCAGTAGTTCCACCCTTCGTAATTTTCTCTAGAGGCATAGCATCCAAGCTCTTCGTTGGAGGTAAGTACCTCAGAATTGGCAACAAATTTTGACCAAGTTGaggtttttttaatttctctcaCTAACTTTAATGTGATTCTTATATTAATCGCCTTTGCTTCGTTATATCCAATTGATTGGGGTTTATGATAGTTTCTTTAAAGTTCAATTTCGGAATATGCTTTAGTTGTTTGGGGAATTATGATATAACTATAGCTCACTGAGAACTCGACTGTTGTCTGTAAAAGCAAATTTAGGGAGGGATCGGTTCATTCCTTGAGGATTTGAAAAATGCCATTTCTGTATAATCTTCAAGTGTGTGTGACTTGGAGTTTTGGGATGGGGATCTCTGCTATTTGTTAGGTATATGGTCAAATCTCTGCTATTTGTTAGATGTATGTATAGTTCAAAAGTAATAGTGGGACTATGATACTCTACTCTAAGAGTCTAGTCGCTGGCAAAGATGGGATTCGTTGCAGGTCGAAACTTTCAGTCTTTGTCACATTAGATGGAGCTTCTTGTTACTCTCGCAATTCTCTTTGTTCTATCTAGAGGCTTGATATGTCAAGGTTTTTATATATGAATGTAATACAGTTGCATGGATTACACAAACAACATGTAGTGTAAGCTCTTGGTTTAGGTTATCCTCGGGATTAAGGGTGTCACATGCAAGACAAGCTAGTTTCCAACCAGTGGACTTGTGCTTGGGCTTGAtactatacatatatataatcaacCGCGACCTTGGGTTCAAGCAGAACAGGTTAAGTGAAAGCCTGAAATTAGGTATCCCTTCCCTGCAGATTCCTAACCATTAGTTACTTAATCTCATTGGATCAATCACTTGCAAGTTGCAACTGTTAAGCTCTTCTCGATGATTCAGCCACCAATTATGGCAGTCTGTCATCAATAGTTCATGATTATCCACCCTAAAAAATCTGAATATGATTTCCTTCTATTGTCAACAAATCCATTGGAATTAGTAATGCTTGCTGATTATAGTTCTGAAAAGTTCTCAACTTTTAAGATATCTTCCTGATTATGATGGAATGAGatctaaatttataatttggtCAGATTAAAGCATCAATAAGCTGTCAAGTGAAACCAGTTGAGTCTAATTTAGGCTTGAGCCTTGTTCTTGGTTTATATGCAAATATTACTTGTTCATACTTTAGAATCTTGTAAGCGTGcttaatttcatcaatttctgTCCAATAATATACTAAGTGTTTGTAAAGCATTATGCAGTTGTACTCATGACATGACTTGCTTTCCCGAGCATAGCCAATGTACCATACACTGAAATTTGCTCGAAATATACCATGCTTATTATATAAAGACTCTGTGCCATGTTGAGTGTGTCCAAGTCCATCTCATCCTTATATGATTAACATAAGTTGAGAATGTTTCAGACCCTCCTTGTTACTTGTGACTTTGATACACTTCAATAAGTTGTTTTACAGAATCGATAATTAATCTTGATGTCGTGTTGTTTAAACCAATTCCACCTAGTCTCACTGGTTAGCACTTATAATCGATTCTAGTTCACTATCTAAACAAagcgtgtgcgtgtgtgttgGCAGGCCTTTCATTTTACACCACCGAACAGGGGTTGTCCGAAGCATTTTCTCAACATGGTCAAGTTATTGAAGGTATATTTCCTATGACATTAGCTTAGCCTTCCCATTGGCCAGTACTCTTGACTTTGAttacattcattttttcaGCTAAAATTGTGATGGATAGAGTCTCAGATCGATCTAAGGGCTTTGGATTTGTGACTTATGCATCAGAAGATGAAGCTGAGAAAGCTATTGCAGAAATGGATGGAAAGGTTGGCCTggtctctcttctttcttttttcccaTTCCAACTTTTGCGCT harbors:
- the LOC125185491 gene encoding casparian strip membrane protein 1-like gives rise to the protein MEANIAETKRERERKLRLLALKKSVAILDLFLRISSAVAALAATLAMGTTEQTLPFFTQLFQFRASYEDLPAFTFFVIAMSISSGYLVLSVPFSVACVVQPLVPGPRLLLMICDTFIVTLLTSAAASSAAIVYLAHNGNSEANWLPLCQQFGDFCQRISGAVVAGFVAVALLLIMVVLSALGLTKH
- the LOC125219765 gene encoding small RNA-binding protein 11, chloroplastic-like, with the translated sequence MKPSTMAAMRKLSNNITFSSRLPKFSLNILSPSSVVPPFVIFSRGIASKLFVGGLSFYTTEQGLSEAFSQHGQVIEAKIVMDRVSDRSKGFGFVTYASEDEAEKAIAEMDGKELNGRVVFVDYAKPRSGGSRNSMPIARGPPEPSPES